A part of Brachybacterium faecium DSM 4810 genomic DNA contains:
- a CDS encoding ParB-like partition protein (PFAM: ParB-like nuclease domain~TIGRFAM: ParB-like partition proteins), with protein MFFSGEKASYEEERAQRERAGAHDLATGMARAAAERRNRTAAGARRSASRGPEANESTDEAPTSSAPARTSRSSGSGTTTKVSSTAKKRPAAKSSPAKSTAAKSTAAKSTPAKSTPAKKSSTASKSTSSTSTGSTPARSTSTTTKSTAKKTTAPKSSASKSAAPKSAAPKTAAPEATAPTSAPAKTSTPETSPATNTTETEAQAPAAPSTPKSPASTPPPTSTDAAEPAPAEETAAPDTAAPAPAASADDSAPTPAPAGEPSPVVDVEPVTPTPAHPAEPEKPADPEEPAEAKDVTASEDHDVDHGAADDSSPAEPTAPGSDDSPSPSASPAAAGEDLEERGLLSVPGAVFAEIPIHEVRENPRNPRTMFDEDELDELAYSLREVGVLQPVVVRPIPVTDDGESFELVMGERRWRAARRAGLQSIPAIIRETSDDDLLRDALLENLHRTQLNPLEEANAYQQLLEDFGCTQDELGERIGRSRPQITNTLRLLRLPALVQRRLASGAISAGHARALLSLDDPALMEELAQRIVQEGLSVRAVERLVARGGQQQTATRTVRRSTYDPHVVDLTSRLSNRLEAPVRIDVGKRKGRITLEFTNLEDLERLVENMGLDVPLPTGDSHEG; from the coding sequence ATGTTCTTCTCCGGGGAGAAGGCCTCCTACGAGGAGGAGCGGGCACAGCGCGAACGCGCCGGCGCCCATGACCTGGCCACGGGGATGGCGCGGGCCGCCGCCGAGCGCCGCAACCGCACCGCCGCCGGCGCCCGACGCTCCGCCAGCCGCGGCCCGGAGGCGAACGAGAGCACGGACGAGGCGCCCACTTCCTCGGCTCCGGCGCGCACCTCCCGCTCGAGCGGCAGCGGGACGACGACGAAGGTCTCGTCGACCGCGAAGAAGCGCCCCGCGGCGAAGAGCTCCCCCGCCAAGAGCACCGCCGCGAAGAGCACCGCCGCGAAGAGCACGCCGGCGAAGAGCACGCCGGCGAAGAAGTCCTCCACGGCCTCGAAGTCCACGAGCTCGACGTCGACCGGATCGACGCCCGCCCGTTCCACGAGCACGACGACGAAGAGCACGGCGAAGAAGACGACGGCGCCGAAGTCCTCCGCGTCGAAGAGCGCTGCCCCGAAGAGCGCAGCACCGAAGACGGCCGCTCCCGAGGCGACCGCGCCCACGAGCGCCCCGGCGAAAACCTCCACTCCCGAGACGTCCCCGGCGACGAACACCACCGAGACCGAGGCGCAGGCCCCCGCGGCCCCCTCGACACCTAAGTCCCCCGCGTCGACGCCGCCCCCGACCTCCACGGACGCGGCAGAGCCCGCTCCGGCCGAGGAGACCGCAGCCCCGGACACGGCCGCTCCCGCGCCCGCAGCATCGGCCGACGACTCCGCCCCCACCCCTGCCCCCGCAGGCGAGCCCAGCCCTGTGGTGGACGTCGAGCCGGTCACCCCGACCCCTGCTCACCCGGCCGAGCCCGAGAAGCCCGCCGATCCCGAGGAGCCCGCCGAGGCGAAGGACGTGACCGCGTCCGAGGACCACGACGTCGATCACGGCGCGGCGGATGACTCCTCACCGGCCGAGCCGACGGCACCCGGCAGCGATGACTCGCCGAGCCCGTCGGCGTCGCCCGCGGCCGCTGGGGAGGACCTGGAGGAGCGCGGTCTCCTCAGCGTGCCGGGCGCGGTGTTCGCCGAGATCCCGATCCATGAGGTGCGGGAGAACCCACGCAACCCGCGCACCATGTTCGACGAGGACGAGCTCGATGAGCTCGCCTATTCGCTGCGCGAGGTCGGTGTCCTCCAGCCGGTCGTGGTGCGCCCGATCCCGGTCACCGACGACGGCGAATCGTTCGAACTGGTCATGGGTGAGCGGCGCTGGCGTGCCGCGCGTCGTGCAGGCCTGCAGTCGATCCCGGCGATCATCCGCGAGACGAGCGATGATGATCTGCTCCGGGACGCCCTGTTGGAGAACCTCCACCGCACCCAGCTGAACCCCCTCGAAGAGGCCAACGCCTACCAGCAGCTGCTGGAGGACTTCGGGTGCACCCAGGACGAGCTCGGTGAGCGCATCGGCCGCTCCCGCCCCCAGATCACGAACACGCTTCGCCTGCTGCGCCTCCCGGCTCTCGTGCAGCGCCGGCTGGCCAGCGGAGCCATCAGTGCAGGACATGCCCGCGCGCTGCTGTCTCTCGATGATCCGGCACTCATGGAGGAGCTCGCCCAGCGGATCGTGCAGGAGGGCCTCTCCGTGCGCGCTGTGGAGCGCCTGGTCGCTCGGGGTGGGCAGCAGCAGACGGCCACCAGGACCGTGCGCCGCAGCACCTACGACCCGCACGTCGTCGATCTGACCAGCCGGCTCTCGAACCGTCTCGAGGCGCCGGTGCGCATCGATGTGGGCAAGCGGAAGGGCCGCATCACTCTCGAGTTCACGAACCTCGAGGATCTCGAGCGGCTCGTGGAGAACATGGGTCTCGACGTTCCTCTGCCGACGGGCGATTCGCACGAGGGCTGA
- a CDS encoding chromosome segregation ATPase (PFAM: CobQ/CobB/MinD/ParA nucleotide binding domain), with amino-acid sequence MDDTPLMRELTRDHARRKQLEGLEFTRVGGTRIITVANQKGGVGKTSTTVNLAAALSMGGLNVLVLDADPQGNTSTALSIEHHAEVPSMYEVLVESAPLSEVIQQVPEMPGLFCAPATINLSGAEIELVSLVARENRLRNAIRDHLEEREQQGLEPLDYVLVDCPPSLGLLTVNALVAAREVLIPIQAEYYALEGLSLLLNNIDLIRQHLNPELVVSTIMLTMYDARTRLAAQVAQDVRDHFPDQTLDTTIPRSVRISEAPSYGQTVLTYDPSSSGALAYRAAAYELNTRPAP; translated from the coding sequence ATGGACGACACCCCGCTGATGCGGGAGCTGACCCGGGATCATGCTCGTCGCAAGCAGCTCGAGGGGCTCGAGTTCACCCGCGTGGGCGGAACCCGGATCATCACGGTCGCCAACCAGAAGGGCGGCGTCGGCAAGACCTCCACCACCGTGAACCTCGCCGCGGCGCTGTCCATGGGCGGCCTGAACGTGCTGGTGCTCGACGCCGACCCGCAGGGCAACACCTCCACCGCGCTGAGCATCGAGCATCATGCCGAGGTGCCCAGCATGTACGAGGTGCTGGTGGAGTCCGCTCCGCTGTCCGAGGTGATCCAGCAGGTCCCCGAGATGCCGGGACTGTTCTGCGCCCCGGCCACGATCAACCTCTCCGGCGCCGAGATCGAGCTGGTCTCCCTCGTCGCCCGCGAGAACCGGCTGCGCAACGCCATCCGCGACCATCTCGAGGAGCGCGAGCAGCAGGGCCTGGAGCCGCTGGACTACGTGCTCGTGGACTGCCCGCCGTCGCTCGGCCTGCTCACGGTCAACGCCCTCGTCGCCGCGCGCGAGGTGCTGATCCCGATCCAGGCGGAGTACTACGCGCTCGAGGGTCTCTCGCTGCTGCTGAACAACATCGATCTGATCCGTCAGCACCTCAATCCCGAGCTGGTGGTCTCCACGATCATGCTCACGATGTACGACGCCCGCACCCGCCTCGCGGCGCAGGTGGCCCAGGACGTCCGCGACCACTTCCCGGACCAGACGCTGGACACCACCATCCCGCGCTCGGTGAGGATCTCCGAGGCACCGAGCTACGGCCAGACGGTGCTGACGTACGATCCCAGTTCGAGCGGTGCGCTGGCGTACCGCGCGGCGGCCTACGAGCTGAACACGCGACCCGCTCCCTGA
- a CDS encoding glucose-inhibited division protein B (PFAM: Glucose inhibited division protein~TIGRFAM: glucose-inhibited division protein B), which translates to MQPLPESLRPTAERLFAERLELAERFVALLADQGPERGLIGPREVDRLWERHLLNCALMVDAIDPSASTLADVGSGAGLPGVVIAIARPDLQVTLIETMQRRTTWLEEVDAELGLGIEVVRARAEELHGHRSFEVVTARAVAALDKLARWTLPLVADGGTLLAMKGSSAPDEVEKAQKVLTTLGGVDPTISRYGVGEVEVPTTVVQVRRRAKATRKGDARG; encoded by the coding sequence GTGCAGCCGCTGCCTGAATCCCTGCGCCCGACGGCGGAGCGTCTCTTCGCAGAGCGTCTCGAGCTCGCGGAGCGCTTCGTCGCGCTGCTTGCCGACCAGGGCCCCGAGCGTGGTCTGATCGGGCCGCGCGAGGTGGACCGTCTCTGGGAACGGCACCTGCTCAACTGCGCCCTGATGGTCGATGCGATCGACCCGTCGGCCTCCACCCTCGCCGACGTCGGCTCGGGTGCCGGCCTGCCCGGCGTGGTGATCGCGATCGCCCGCCCGGACCTGCAGGTCACGCTCATCGAGACGATGCAGCGCCGCACCACCTGGCTCGAAGAGGTCGACGCCGAGCTGGGCCTCGGCATCGAGGTGGTGCGCGCCCGGGCGGAGGAGCTGCACGGACACCGCAGCTTCGAGGTGGTCACCGCCCGCGCGGTGGCCGCGCTCGACAAGCTGGCCCGCTGGACGCTGCCGCTGGTCGCCGACGGCGGGACGCTGCTGGCGATGAAGGGCTCCTCGGCCCCGGACGAGGTCGAGAAGGCCCAGAAGGTGCTCACCACGCTCGGAGGCGTCGATCCCACCATCTCCCGCTACGGGGTGGGCGAGGTCGAGGTTCCCACTACAGTGGTCCAAGTGCGTCGCCGTGCGAAGGCGACCAGGAAGGGAGACGCACGTGGCTGA
- a CDS encoding predicted RNA-binding protein (PFAM: R3H domain): MNANDATPESVAEDSAAAQPVETEGTAAPQAPADAAAAAADSADAEAPIPDAAASPESAGAEDRTEETEDEAGESAEERLQRLEEEGDIAADYLEELLDISDLDGDIDIDVDGDRASVEIRGADQLARLNRPKGELLDALQELARLAVQTRTGHRSRLMLDIGGFRAEHKGNLEELAATAIAEAKEAGTPVPLRPMNPFERKVVHDVAKREGLRSESDGDGKSRHVVIYPAS; encoded by the coding sequence ATGAACGCCAACGACGCCACGCCTGAATCCGTCGCGGAGGACAGCGCCGCCGCGCAGCCGGTCGAGACCGAGGGCACGGCGGCCCCGCAGGCTCCCGCCGACGCAGCCGCTGCTGCTGCCGACAGCGCCGACGCGGAGGCACCGATCCCGGATGCCGCCGCGTCCCCGGAGTCCGCCGGCGCGGAGGACCGCACGGAGGAGACGGAGGACGAGGCCGGCGAGAGCGCCGAGGAGCGCCTGCAGCGTCTCGAGGAGGAGGGCGACATCGCCGCCGACTACCTCGAGGAGCTGCTGGACATCTCCGACCTCGACGGCGACATCGACATCGACGTGGACGGCGACCGGGCCTCGGTCGAGATCCGCGGCGCAGACCAGCTCGCCCGCCTCAACCGCCCCAAGGGAGAGCTGCTGGACGCGCTGCAGGAGCTCGCCCGCCTGGCCGTGCAGACCCGCACCGGGCACCGCTCCCGCCTGATGCTCGACATCGGCGGCTTCCGCGCGGAGCACAAGGGCAACCTCGAGGAGCTCGCCGCCACGGCGATCGCCGAGGCCAAGGAGGCCGGCACCCCGGTGCCGCTGCGCCCCATGAACCCCTTCGAGCGCAAGGTCGTCCACGACGTCGCCAAGCGCGAAGGGCTGCGCTCGGAGTCCGATGGCGACGGCAAGAGCCGTCACGTCGTGATCTACCCGGCGTCCTGA
- a CDS encoding preprotein translocase subunit YidC (PFAM: 60Kd inner membrane protein), with product MNPLYPIEWAVAWLMVKFHALLSVFMEPDSGVTWVFSIVGLTVVVRTLIIPLFVRQIRASRSMQMVSPELQAVQKKYKGKTDQESRQKMAEETMAIYKEAGASPFSSCLPVLLQMPIFFGLFRVLFYKLPEAADGAPFGPLSTELARSARSSTILGDVTIANSFLKPGDGGTVTMVLAGIIIACMCAVTFFTQKSLTMKNMPKASLEGPMASTQKMMLYMLPFIYVITGPGMPIGVLIYWLTTNVWTFGQQAIVIRATPTPGSDAEKERQARINAKREKKGLEPLDFTPPKKISAEPEPEAPIRVQPTKGKGGKKLTDEEKLERARALRAKAAEERRRAQEAAGEAPAPSPGSNPLNKGAKKKRKK from the coding sequence ATGAATCCGCTGTATCCCATCGAGTGGGCCGTCGCATGGCTCATGGTGAAGTTCCATGCGCTGCTGTCCGTGTTCATGGAGCCGGACTCCGGTGTCACCTGGGTGTTCTCGATCGTCGGCCTCACCGTCGTGGTCCGCACCCTGATCATCCCGCTGTTCGTGCGCCAGATCCGCGCCTCGCGCTCGATGCAGATGGTCTCGCCCGAGCTGCAGGCCGTGCAGAAGAAGTACAAGGGCAAGACGGACCAGGAGTCCCGGCAGAAGATGGCCGAGGAGACCATGGCCATCTACAAGGAGGCCGGCGCCAGCCCGTTCTCCTCGTGCCTGCCGGTGCTGCTGCAGATGCCGATCTTCTTCGGCCTGTTCCGGGTGCTGTTCTACAAGCTGCCCGAGGCCGCCGACGGGGCGCCCTTCGGCCCGTTGAGCACCGAGCTCGCCCGCAGCGCCAGGAGTTCCACCATCCTCGGCGACGTCACCATCGCCAACAGCTTCCTGAAGCCCGGTGACGGCGGCACGGTGACGATGGTCCTCGCCGGCATCATCATCGCCTGCATGTGCGCGGTCACCTTCTTCACCCAGAAGTCGCTGACCATGAAGAACATGCCCAAGGCGTCCCTCGAGGGCCCCATGGCCAGCACGCAGAAGATGATGCTGTACATGCTCCCGTTCATCTACGTGATCACGGGACCGGGCATGCCGATCGGTGTGCTCATCTACTGGCTCACCACCAACGTGTGGACCTTCGGCCAGCAGGCCATCGTCATCCGTGCGACCCCCACCCCCGGCTCCGACGCGGAGAAGGAGCGCCAGGCGCGCATCAACGCCAAGCGGGAGAAGAAGGGCCTCGAGCCGCTGGACTTCACGCCGCCGAAGAAGATCTCCGCGGAGCCGGAGCCCGAGGCGCCGATCCGGGTGCAGCCCACCAAGGGCAAGGGAGGCAAGAAGCTCACCGACGAGGAGAAGCTCGAGCGGGCCCGCGCCCTGCGCGCGAAGGCCGCGGAGGAGCGCCGTCGGGCCCAGGAGGCCGCGGGCGAGGCCCCCGCGCCGTCGCCCGGGTCGAACCCGTTGAACAAGGGCGCGAAGAAGAAGCGCAAGAAGTGA
- a CDS encoding conserved hypothetical protein TIGR00278 (PFAM: Domain of unknown function DUF37~TIGRFAM: conserved hypothetical protein TIGR00278), whose protein sequence is MSVRTALLRLPRRLLMLPVRGYQVGISPYTPPACRYDPVCSQYGMDALRVHGAVKGFLLTTGRILRCNPFTRGGLDPVPAPGMWRNPRRLRRPAR, encoded by the coding sequence GTGAGCGTGCGCACCGCGCTGCTGCGCCTGCCGCGCCGGCTACTGATGCTCCCCGTGCGCGGCTATCAGGTGGGCATCTCCCCCTACACCCCGCCCGCCTGCCGCTACGACCCGGTGTGCTCCCAGTACGGCATGGATGCCCTGCGGGTGCACGGCGCGGTCAAGGGGTTCCTGCTCACCACCGGGCGGATCCTGCGCTGCAATCCCTTCACGCGCGGGGGGCTCGATCCGGTGCCTGCTCCGGGCATGTGGAGGAATCCACGCCGACTGCGGCGCCCAGCCCGCTAG
- a CDS encoding ribonuclease P protein component (PFAM: Ribonuclease P~TIGRFAM: ribonuclease P protein component, eubacterial), whose translation MNWSSRRLHTGDEFRAVTRGGVRSARSHVVVHLALLTQGDEAPRVGFVVSKKIGNAVVRNRVTRRLREIVRPRLAALPPGAAIVVRALPGIDDQPFSELEHDVDSALAAAQRKLARRGKRVR comes from the coding sequence GTGAACTGGTCCAGTCGCCGGCTCCACACCGGCGACGAGTTCCGCGCAGTCACCCGCGGTGGCGTGCGCAGCGCCCGATCCCACGTGGTCGTGCATCTCGCCCTGCTCACGCAGGGGGACGAGGCACCCCGCGTGGGATTCGTCGTGTCCAAGAAGATCGGCAACGCGGTGGTGCGCAACCGTGTGACCCGTCGGCTGCGCGAGATCGTGCGGCCGCGTCTGGCGGCCCTGCCGCCGGGAGCGGCGATCGTGGTGCGCGCCCTGCCGGGCATCGATGACCAGCCCTTCTCCGAGCTGGAGCACGATGTCGACTCCGCCCTGGCCGCCGCGCAGCGCAAGCTCGCCCGGCGCGGGAAGCGGGTGCGGTGA
- a CDS encoding LSU ribosomal protein L34P (PFAM: Ribosomal protein L34~TIGRFAM: ribosomal protein L34, bacterial type), translating to MSKRTFQPNLRRRAKKHGFRARMRTRAGRAILNARRAKGRSELSA from the coding sequence ATGAGCAAGCGCACGTTCCAGCCGAACCTCCGCCGCCGCGCCAAGAAGCACGGCTTCCGCGCCCGCATGCGCACCCGCGCCGGCCGCGCGATCCTGAACGCCCGCCGCGCCAAGGGCCGCTCCGAGCTTTCCGCTTGA